One window from the genome of Rufibacter tibetensis encodes:
- a CDS encoding glycosyltransferase family 2 protein, producing MEVHAPYHISHVYLDKQLLTLPKLKTEQQGNYLVFWWDQIALGHVFLEPDQELPLTEYLQKLAKAIEPAVNQYANSSNYMVDWQQWIVNQKPEDWAVWMQAILQAHHSQTIPNRVDISVVICTRNRASHLQRCLVMLQELKCVPVEIIVIDNAPSDDSSHRVVELFKEVLYVKEPRPGLDIARNTGIMKATSPIVAFVDDDVEVHPLWVHQVWKTFQNPNIAAMTGLVIASELNTEAQQIFEQHWSFNRGYEDKVYDSNFFSSNLHHGPPVWEIGAGANMAFRKSVFEKVGYFDELLDVGAAGCNGDSEMWYRILADGLTIYYNPRAVVYHEHRKELSGLKKQIFFYMRGFIAAALLQQKLNPQADYKRLLLQVYPKFYFLLVARGFPRFRGRSRTIWAEMKGIISGLAFYLRNGKHSSIPRNQTASAKRKLTTAEVVTN from the coding sequence ATGGAAGTACATGCCCCATACCATATTTCGCACGTCTATCTGGACAAGCAACTGCTTACCCTTCCTAAGCTTAAGACAGAGCAACAGGGTAACTATCTTGTGTTTTGGTGGGATCAGATAGCGTTAGGGCATGTGTTTTTAGAACCTGATCAAGAACTACCCCTCACAGAATATCTGCAAAAATTAGCTAAGGCCATTGAGCCTGCTGTAAATCAGTATGCTAATTCTTCAAACTATATGGTTGATTGGCAGCAATGGATAGTGAACCAAAAGCCAGAAGATTGGGCAGTATGGATGCAAGCAATTCTGCAGGCCCATCACTCTCAAACCATCCCCAATAGAGTAGATATCTCTGTAGTCATCTGCACACGCAACAGGGCTTCCCACTTACAGCGTTGTCTTGTAATGCTCCAGGAACTTAAATGTGTCCCGGTTGAGATAATTGTAATAGACAATGCACCTTCTGATGACAGCAGCCACAGAGTCGTGGAGCTTTTTAAAGAAGTACTTTATGTAAAAGAACCCCGCCCCGGATTAGATATAGCCCGCAACACCGGTATCATGAAAGCCACTTCACCCATAGTGGCTTTTGTGGATGATGATGTAGAAGTGCACCCTTTATGGGTACATCAGGTTTGGAAAACGTTTCAGAACCCCAATATTGCTGCCATGACTGGCTTGGTTATAGCTTCAGAGCTTAACACCGAGGCTCAACAGATTTTTGAGCAACATTGGAGCTTCAACAGAGGCTATGAAGACAAAGTTTATGATTCAAACTTCTTTAGTTCAAATCTTCATCACGGCCCTCCGGTTTGGGAAATAGGAGCTGGTGCAAACATGGCTTTCAGAAAGTCTGTGTTTGAGAAAGTGGGGTACTTTGATGAACTATTGGATGTAGGGGCTGCGGGCTGTAACGGAGATTCAGAAATGTGGTACCGGATTCTTGCTGATGGCTTAACCATCTACTACAACCCAAGAGCGGTCGTGTACCATGAGCATAGAAAGGAACTCAGTGGTTTAAAGAAGCAGATTTTCTTTTACATGCGGGGGTTTATCGCCGCCGCTCTTTTGCAACAAAAACTAAATCCTCAGGCAGACTACAAAAGGCTCCTACTACAGGTTTACCCTAAATTTTATTTTTTGCTTGTGGCAAGAGGGTTTCCAAGATTCCGGGGACGCAGCAGGACCATATGGGCAGAGATGAAGGGAATAATATCTGGATTAGCCTTTTACCTCAGAAATGGAAAGCATTCTTCTATACCCCGTAATCAGACTGCTTCCGCAAAAAGAAAGCTTACCACAGCTGAAGTGGTTACAAATTAG